The nucleotide sequence CCGCACTTCCAGAAAACGGTGCCCGGCGGGGTCGCGTTTCACGTCGTAGTAGCGGGAGATGTGCGCCATAGTTCAGGCTAGCCAGGGGCAGGGCACCTTGAGGGGAACGGGCTAGACGGCTTCTTCCCTTCAGTCCCGCGCGTCTGCGGCCTTTCTGAGCGGCAGGTACTTTGGGACCCACTGGCGGCGGCGCACAAAGTGTTCCAGCTCCTCATCCGTGAGGTTGCGGATGCGGCGCTCGGCACAGACGCCTTCTTGAATGGCCTGCCGGGCCACGCGCACAGCCACCTTGAGGCTGAGTTCGCGGATCGCGCTCACCGGCGGGTAGACCCGGTCGCCGTACCTCGCTGTCTCGTCGGCCAGGGTCTGCGCGGCCTCCATCACCATGCCGTCCGTGATCTCGCGGGCGCGGCTGATCACCGCTCCGAAGCCCAAACCCGGAAAGATAAAGGCATTGTTTCCCTGCCCGATGGCGTAGGTCCGGCCGCCATATGCGATGTCGGGAAAGGGGCTGCCGGTGGCGATGATGGCGGCTCCATCCGTCCAGCGCAGCAGGTCAGCCGGCTGCGCCTCCACGTTGCTGGTAGGATTGGAAAGCGGAAACACAATGGGGCGGGGCGTGTGCGCGAGCATCGCTTTGACCGTCGCCTGTTGGAAAAGCCCCGGCACTCCGGTCAGGCCAAGCAGGGCCGTCGCGCCGCTATGCACAACCGTCTCGTGCAGCGTGGGCCACTCGCCCTCGCAGGTCCAGTCCTGCACGTCTGCGGGCAAGCGAGCAAAGGAAAGCTGGTGTTCTTCCAGGCCGGGCTGCCCGTGCAGCAGCAGGCCGTACCGGTCCACCACAAAGATGCGGGCATTTGCCTCGGCGTAGCTCAGGCCCTCACGCATCAGGCCCTGGCGAATCGCCATCGCGACGCCGATGCCGCCCGCCCCGGCCCCCACCACCACAAAGGTCTGGTCGGTGAGCCGCCGGCCTCCCAGGCGGCTCGCGCTGAGCAGCCCGGCCAAGGCCATCGCGCCGGTGCCCTGAATATCGTCGTTGAAGCTGGGAACCACCCGGCGGTAGCGCTCCAGCACCCGGAAGGCCGTGCCGCGCGCGAAGTCCTCCCACTGGATGATCGCTTTGGGATAGCGGGCGACCGTCGCCTCGACGAAGCGGTCGAGAAACTCATCGTACTCGCGGCCTGTGAGGCGGCGGTGGTGCACACCCAGGTAGAGCGGGTCGTCGATCAGGTCTTGACGGTCGGTGCCCACGTCCAGCTCGA is from Deinococcus sp. YIM 77859 and encodes:
- a CDS encoding NAD-dependent malic enzyme; this translates as MPEAPRVSRYYDVKRDENGHRYLDVNVTGFSLLHIPLLNKSTGFTREERRALGIEGLVPPHHSTLEEQKERTYRRYLQQATDLDKHEFLRALQDRNEVLFYALFADHLEEMMPILYTPTVGEAVRVFSHIYRYPRGFAVSTEDIDRVDELLENVPLNDVRMIVATDSSAILGIGDQGFGGMAISIGKLSLYTVAGGVGPDKTLPVELDVGTDRQDLIDDPLYLGVHHRRLTGREYDEFLDRFVEATVARYPKAIIQWEDFARGTAFRVLERYRRVVPSFNDDIQGTGAMALAGLLSASRLGGRRLTDQTFVVVGAGAGGIGVAMAIRQGLMREGLSYAEANARIFVVDRYGLLLHGQPGLEEHQLSFARLPADVQDWTCEGEWPTLHETVVHSGATALLGLTGVPGLFQQATVKAMLAHTPRPIVFPLSNPTSNVEAQPADLLRWTDGAAIIATGSPFPDIAYGGRTYAIGQGNNAFIFPGLGFGAVISRAREITDGMVMEAAQTLADETARYGDRVYPPVSAIRELSLKVAVRVARQAIQEGVCAERRIRNLTDEELEHFVRRRQWVPKYLPLRKAADARD